The Methanofastidiosum sp. nucleotide sequence ACTCGCAAAGTGGAAAAGGATATTATTTGGTAAGGCACGGCTACAAGATATGGACATGCAACTGTCCCGACCACTTTTACAGGCGTATAGAGTGCAAGCATATCAACGCCGTCAAGTTCTGGATGAAACTTAAAAGTAGGCTTGAAGATGAGGCAAAGGCACGGATCTTCACACCAGAGACGGACACAGAAACTAAATGCCCGAACTGCAACTCCACAAACTTAGCAAAGAAAGGATTTAGAAAGAATAAGAACGGCATGAAGCAGATGTACCAGTGCAAGGAGTGCAACAAAAGATTTTCAGTCGATGACGGATTCAAGTACAACACAAGCGACCAGAGGGTAATAACACTCTCACTCGATTTATACTTCAAAGGTCTATCACAGAACAATATAACACAGCACTTGGCGCAGTTCTACAACGTGACGGTCAATCAGTCCACAGTCTCACGATGGATAAGAAAGTACCTAACCTTGATTTCAGACTACACAAAGACACTAACTCCCGACGTATCGGGCATGTGGGCGATAGACGAGATGGCCTTGAAGTGCAACGGCGAGTGGAACTGGCTCTGGAACTTGATGGACACCGATACACGCTTTTTGATAACATCAATGATTTCAGAGGGCAAGACTAGGGATGTTGACACTGCAAGACTACCACTCAAAGAGGCAAAGCAAATCACAGGCACAACACCAGACATCTTAATTTCTGATGGATTAAACGCATACAAAGAGGCAGTAAGAAAAGAGTTCCAGATGCACAGAAAAGGTGACGGTAGGAACACTACACACATCAGGGAAATAGCAATCACGAACAAGGAACGAAACAACAACAAGATAGAAAGATTGCACGGTTCAATGCGACAGAGAAACAAGGTGCAGAGAGGGCTAAAGAATATCGAACCATCAAAGGATTTTGTTGACGGCTTCAAGGCGTACTACAACTTCATACGACCCCATCAAGCCTTGAACGGAAAGACGCCTGCACAGATGGCGGGTATTGAGCTAGGTCTTGACGGCAACAAGTGGGAAGGATTGATTAAGCAGAGTGTGAGGGTAAAAAGATGAGTGAAATAATATCTAAAGTAGCAAGGTCAAAGAAAGAGTATAAATCCCTTAGAACTACAGTACCATCTGAAATAAGCTTCTATCTAGGGCTTGAAGATGGCGACAGTATAGTTTGGGAAAAGAAAGAAGTTGAAGGTAAGAAAGTTATTGCCGTAAGAAAGCAGTAACTTTTATTTTTTATTTTATTTCTTAGTAAATTATTTAAGGAATAAAAATTAATTTTTTATATGAAACATAAAACAACTTTTTTTGAAGTGATTTGGCTAAACATTATATTTGCACTAATTTATTTCTTTGGTGTAGTAAAACTTTGTTTTGAATTTGTATTGAGCTGGTTATTTAAAACAGAAATAAAATTAGACTTCTTGAGTTTTATCGTTACATTAGTCACTAAATATAATCGTATCATAATTGTAGTTTGGATATTCTTTTGTTTAGTTTATCTTTATTCGTATATCAAAGATAGTCCAACACATACAAAAAGAGTGTAATTACAAGCAAAGCTACTAGAAGCCACCCTAAAATTAGGCTGTCTACCCCCATACAAATAAACAATCCTAAAATACTTACTCCTGTTATTATATGCAATCTTTTTCTTTTTGATTGTTTAAACCATATACCAGATATTTTTTCCATATTTATCACTCTCCAGTTTTAATCAATTTTTTAGAAACACATTTCAGACCTCGAAATGCATAATCCGAAGAAATTTTATTGCAAAAACGGTAAAAGCCTCGAATTTGCATAAGAACCTGAATATGCCTATATTGAATAATTATACCAAAATCCTTAAATTATGTTTATTATAACTATTTTTGTTGTTTTTATGTCAATAAAAAATCCAAAGACTCTTAGAGAAAAGACAAGATATGTCAGTTTTAAAATAGAAGGGGGGAAAGACTTTAAAAGAGAGGACCTAGTTAAAGCTATCTGGAATTCAGCCATTGATTTTTTAGGAGAGTTTGGTGCTTCTGAAATAGGTCTTTGGGTTAAGGAGTATGATGAAAGTAATAGATATGGCATAATAGAAAGTAATATAAAATCATTGTACAAAGCTATATTTATACTATCACTTACTAAATCTGTAGGTAAAGAAAAAGTTAATATATTGCCTCTTTGTGTATCAGGAACTATAAAGGGGTTAGAGAAAAATATTAAGTCTAATGTTAATTAGTTTATGGAGGTAAATACATGGCATTTGTTCCACCCGCATCTGGTTATGACCGGGCAATCACCGTTTTTAGTCCAGATGGAAGTTTGTATCAGGTTCAATACGCTGGCGAGGCAGTAAGAAGGGGCGCCACCGCTATAGGTATTAAATGTAACGAAGGAGTTGTCCTTTGTGTTGACAAGAGAATCCCTTCAAGGCTCGTTGAACCGGAATCATTTGAGAAGATATTTCAAATAGATGATCATCTTGCTGCAGCTACTTCAGGAATAATAGCAGACGCAAGAATACTTGTCGACAAGGCAAGAATCGAAGCGCAGATTCATACATTAAGTTATGATGAAAAGATGTCTGTAATGATGCTGGCAAAGAAGATTGGAGATTTAAAACAGATGCACACACAGTATGGCGGATTAAGGCCATTTGGTGCTTCTTTGATTCTTGCAGGTATCAATTCAGAAGGGCCTCAGATATTTGTAACTGAGCCTTCAGGTGCCTATCTTGAGTGGAAAGCTACGGCAATAGGCGCAGGAAGATCCGTTGCAATGGAAATATTTGAAAAAGAATATTCCCCTGAAATATCAATTGAAGATGCAATTATACTTGCTTTGAGAGCCCTTAAAAAATCAATAGAGGGGGATTTAAGCAAGAGCAATGTCGAAATGGCCGTAATAAGCATGGAAGATAAGAGATTTAAAAAAATGAATGAAGATACATTAAATCTCTATATCGAGAAAGTTAAAGAGATAAAAGAAGAGGAGGATAAGGAGTAGATTGTTTGATATCTCTAGATGATGCAGTTACTGCAAAACTCAAGTACCAAGGGGAACATTTTGAGATATTAGTTGATCCCAAAAAGGCCCAAGAATTTAAGGGAGGAAATGAAGCAGACGATTTCCTCGCTACTAATTTTATTTTTAAAGATGTAAACAAAGGAGATAAAGCATCTCCGGAGTCTCTTAAAAAAGCATTTGGTACAGATAATGTAACTGAGATTTCAAAAATTATCCTAAAGAAAGGAGAAATACACCTTACTACCGATCAGAGAAGGGCAATGATGGAAAATAAGAGAGCCCAGATCATTTCATATATATCGAGACATGCAATAAATCCTCAGACAGGCCATCCACACCCACCACAAAGAATAGAAGCTGCTCTAGAAGAGGCAAGAGTTCAAATAGACATGTACAAGAGAACTGAAGACCAAATAAAGCAGATAATTCATTTATTGGCCCCAATTCTACCTATTAAGATTGAAAATAGAAGAATTGGCGTAAAAGTTCCTGCTGAACATGCACCCAAAACAATGGGATTTGCAAAGTCTCTTGGTACTATTATTAAAGAGGAATGGGGAAGAGACGGCTCTTGGATGTTTGTAATTGAAATACCGGC carries:
- a CDS encoding DDE-type integrase/transposase/recombinase, which gives rise to MTVNQSTVSRWIRKYLTLISDYTKTLTPDVSGMWAIDEMALKCNGEWNWLWNLMDTDTRFLITSMISEGKTRDVDTARLPLKEAKQITGTTPDILISDGLNAYKEAVRKEFQMHRKGDGRNTTHIREIAITNKERNNNKIERLHGSMRQRNKVQRGLKNIEPSKDFVDGFKAYYNFIRPHQALNGKTPAQMAGIELGLDGNKWEGLIKQSVRVKR
- the psmA gene encoding archaeal proteasome endopeptidase complex subunit alpha, producing MAFVPPASGYDRAITVFSPDGSLYQVQYAGEAVRRGATAIGIKCNEGVVLCVDKRIPSRLVEPESFEKIFQIDDHLAAATSGIIADARILVDKARIEAQIHTLSYDEKMSVMMLAKKIGDLKQMHTQYGGLRPFGASLILAGINSEGPQIFVTEPSGAYLEWKATAIGAGRSVAMEIFEKEYSPEISIEDAIILALRALKKSIEGDLSKSNVEMAVISMEDKRFKKMNEDTLNLYIEKVKEIKEEEDKE
- a CDS encoding ribosome assembly factor SBDS — translated: MISLDDAVTAKLKYQGEHFEILVDPKKAQEFKGGNEADDFLATNFIFKDVNKGDKASPESLKKAFGTDNVTEISKIILKKGEIHLTTDQRRAMMENKRAQIISYISRHAINPQTGHPHPPQRIEAALEEARVQIDMYKRTEDQIKQIIHLLAPILPIKIENRRIGVKVPAEHAPKTMGFAKSLGTIIKEEWGRDGSWMFVIEIPAGLQDDLFNKLNSATKGNVETKIMDK